The genomic stretch CGGTTGCGGGTACACCAGCTGAAACCAATATGCGTTACATGGCGGATTACGAAAAAAAGATTGTTGCCATGGAAGATGTTAATCGAAACTTTCTGGTATTTTCACAAAGATTTAATGGTGGTGGCGCCATCATTGAAAAAGAGTTGGCACAGGGCCAGCGTGGTGAAGTCAAAATGGCAGTCAAATCCAGGGAGATGGGGAGTGAAATTTTTAAGATTCCCGGTTACCGTTTTGCCTTTGCGGTGCAGAGACCCATTTTCAGATCAGCGAACAAAACTTTCGAAGTAGAAATCACAGGGCCGGATATGTTGAAGCTTAAAGGTAACGCGCTCAACTTGATTGGACAGATTTCCTCTATTCCAGGTGTCCACTCGGTAAGGCCTGAGTTCAAGTTTGGTAACCCGGAGTTAAGGTTCATTCCCCGACGTGAAGATGCGGCCCGGCTCGATATGGGTATGCAGGAGATTGGAGATGTTATCGAGTCGCTCAATGCCGGCAAATATCTGGGAGAGTTCAACGACCAGGGTGAGCCCATTGACTTTGTGCTGGTGCAGAAGAAAGACGGCAACAAGCTGAGTTTGGATGATTACCGTTCTCTCCCTATATGGACTGACGAAGGGTTGATGACCCACCTCGGTCACCTGGTTGATGTGGAAATAGAATCGGGGCCAGCGCGTATAGACCATATTGGAACTGACCGCGCTATTAAACTCACCGTGCAGGTAAAAAAAGATGTAGCCATGCAGTTAGTCATCGACAAGGTTGAAAAGGAAGTATTGGTGGGAGCGAGAAATGACCTCGGTCAGGAATATGGACTGCGTATTGGTGGCTCTGCTGATGAACTGGCCTCTACTGAAAAATCTTTGATTNNNNNNNNNNNNNNNNNNNNNNNNNNNNNNNNNNNNNNNNNNNNNNNNNNNNNNNNNNNNNNNNNNNNNNNNNNNNNNNNNNNNNNNNNNNNNNNNNNATGCAGTTAGTCATCGACAAGGTTGAAAAGGAAGTATTGGTGGGAGCGAGAAATGACCTCGGTCAGGAATATGGACTGCGTATTGGTGGCTCTGCTGATGAACTGGCCTCTACTGAAAAATCTTTGATGAACAGTTTTGCTTACGCCCTGGGATTTATCTATTTGCTTCTAGTGGCTTTGTTCTCATCATTTCTCAGGCCATTTATAGTTATGCTGACTGTGGCACTGGCTGTTTCCGGCTCGTTCCTTGGAATCACCTGGAACAACCTGTATCAGCGTGGAAATATTCTTGAAATTCTCAAAGAATGGAAAATACCGAATGCCGAGGCCATGGCCGCTGACTGGAATTGGATTACCTTTGATATTCTGACTCAGTTGGGAATTGTCATTTTGGCTGGCATCGTTGTTAATAACGCGATTCTTATCGTCCATCAAATGCTCAATAATATAAAGTCAGGCATGGAGGAGCGAGAGGCTCTTCTGGTTTCCTGTCAAACCAGGTTGAGACCGATTATGATG from Nitrospinota bacterium encodes the following:
- a CDS encoding efflux RND transporter permease subunit; its protein translation is MQLVIDKVEKEVLVGARNDLGQEYGLRIGGSADELASTEKSLMNSFAYALGFIYLLLVALFSSFLRPFIVMLTVALAVSGSFLGITWNNLYQRGNILEILKEWKIPNAEAMAADWNWITFDILTQLGIVILAGIVVNNAILIVHQMLNNIKSGMEEREALLVSCQTRLRPIMMTVISSVFGMIPLAFGEGAGTELYRGMGTALIGGLGISTLFTLFLVPVLISLLADMGFHTRKEDLVKESLEAPVSSN